ACAAACGGACTCGGCTAACACCGATCCAACGACAAGAGATTTATGACGCTCATTTCAAGAAGAACAGAAGAGTCTGCGACCTTGCACAAGATTATCATTTTTCGAGGCTCACAGTTTACAAGATATTAGAGCGAGGCCGTCAGAACGATTTTTCGATACATAAGAGCACAAATGCTCGGTTTCGCTGTCTTAAATACGGAATAAGGCGACTCGAGAAAGTCGAGAGAGCAATCGAGGAACGCCTTAAACGACAGGCAAAGCGCTATAACAAAGATTATCCGGGGCAGATGATTCATGGAGACACAAAAAGGCTTCCCCTCATCGAAGGCCAGAAAGCAAAGGAAAAAAGAGAATATCTTTTCGTTGCAATCGACGACTTCTCCCGGGAACTGTTTGCCGCTATATTGCCGGATAAAACCCAGCACTCGGCAGCGAATTTTCTTGAACAAGTTGTGGACGAGTGTGCTTATACCGCAGAACTGTATTACACCGACAATGGCAGAGAATACAAAGGAAACCCAAATCATCACGAGTTCATGGTAACATGCAAAGAACATAAGATAGAGCAAGGGTTTACGCGGGTAAGAACGCCCAGGACAAACAGAAAAGCCGAAAGAGTTATACGAACAATTATGGAGCAATGGCATGATAAAACTCGATTTAACTCATCCGCACACAGAATCAATGAACTCAAGCGTTATCTCAACTATTATAACTCGGTAAAACCACATAAAGGTATCGGGGGGTTTACTCCAATGGAAAAACTAATCGAGTATTTTTATCCCGATAAACTGTAAATAACCCTGGGAATTCTAACACCTAATATGTGCAATAATTTCAATATATCGACGGGCAGTCCTTGCTTTATGCCGGGCTCTCACCGTATCTTCGAAATGATTAAGTAACTCGGATACTTGCATCGATTTTTTAACGTATTTACCCAGTAGTAGGTCTTTTTCTTTTTCTAACCTTAGTTTCTTAGCTATAGCCACCAAGCCCGTTGCAGTCGATTTTTGTATTCTCTTTCCATCTTGATATCAGCTAAGATACCAAAACTTCCCCCTTTTATACTTTGATACCATGAGACCTCCTGTGTCAAATTGGTGACATAGCGTTTGTCTGTCTTTCCTATAATAAGAAAAATCAATGACTTACGCCATTGATTTTATACTTATGCCGAGAGCGGGACTTGAACCCGCACAGGCTAAATGCCCACATGGCCCTCAACCATGC
This DNA window, taken from bacterium, encodes the following:
- a CDS encoding transposase; the protein is MIHGDTKRLPLIEGQKAKEKREYLFVAIDDFSRELFAAILPDKTQHSAANFLEQVVDECAYTAELYYTDNGREYKGNPNHHEFMVTCKEHKIEQGFTRVRTPRTNRKAERVIRTIMEQWHDKTRFNSSAHRINELKRYLNYYNSVKPHKGIGGFTPMEKLIEYFYPDKL